AGATGCTCAACAAGATCATGTTGTAGTTTCCAATGCGTGTCTTCATCCATAAGCTCGTCTAACACACTGTCATCGAGGGCTGGTTGACTCAAGGATCCCAAATGTGTACCGGTACTATTGCGTTTCCGTCGTCTTTTAaaatcatgttatgtaaaataatACACGTATACACCACATACCGGATTTTTTTCACACTTCATTACACCCCGTTTCGACTccaaaacaccaaaagcccgttctaCGTCTTTTCTTGCCGCCTCATGTTGCTTCTTGAACTTCTTTTCGTCTACTTGGTGAGGATATGGAAATGATTTGACAAACAAGGACCATGTAGGGTGGATTTCGTCCACGAGATAGTAACCAcgtttgtataagtggttgttAACATAAGATGGACATTTTGGGGACCGTTCCATTTCGTTCAGTATCGAACAATGGAGATTGTTGAAGCACATTGATGTCGTTTTGTGCACCTGGTGGACCGCAATAAGCATGTCAAATCTATAAATCTTGAGAGGTCTCCGCTTCGAGCATGACCTTAGGATAATGGTGATCTCCTCTCATATATTGGCCATGAAACTCTGTGGGACACATTCTCCATACGAAATGGGTGCAATCAAGGCTACACACCATACCAGGAAGGTGATGTTTATCCTCGTGAGCTTGGTACAAAAGCGTCATGTCATGGCTTGTTGGCCTACGCAAGAACTCGGGAGCGTAAATTGAACATACCGTTTGGCAGAAATATTCTACACTCACGTGAAGTCTTTTCGGCCATATGTAAATACTCGTCGTCCTCATCTGGAgtgttaccggttgcaagttgtttaatacCCGATGTTACTTTTTGCAACGGTGTAAAGCTCTTCTTTATCCTCCCATCTAAACCCTCTTCAAACCACAGGTTATTAGCTTCCACATCGCTCACAATTTTTAAAAACAATCGTTTTGACATACGAAACTTATGACGGAAAATATCTTCATTGTATTTCGGGTCGTCGACAAAATAATCCGCCATAAGGGTTTCGTGGCCAACCTCGCGATCACGACGAATGTAACATTTCTTACTAGATGTGCATGTGTCTTCTAGTTCCGCTTCATCGAtcggtttttgaaaaaaaaaagatatgcTACTATCGGATGAATCACTACTATCGGGTGGGAAAAACAACGGTATCTCTTCTACCATTTTTAAATGTAAATCGGGTTATGGAAATTTTTAGTTTTTTAGGAGAAATGGAGGAATGGGTTGGTTTGAATGTAAAGGGCGTTGGATTTATATATAAACAattaaaaaaccttttttttttaattaaaactaacGGCTTTATAGCCGTTACCAATATTCAAAAAATCAAAACATGGCCCATCTCTCATGCGGTGACTAGTCAACCATTTTGCCTCCACTCTTGCGGTGAAAAGGGCTAGCGTCAGTGTGCCCCCCGCGGCAAAGAGCCTTCCCGCTCCCCTCCCCGCTTACGCCCCGTTCACCCTAAGGGGGGAGTGCAACGAGTAAATATAGAAAAAAAGGGAGTGCATTTAGAAGCACCAAAATCTAACTTTATATTTTTCCCACTTCCTTCCTATGAAATCATCTGGAACATAAACTTTCTAGCTTTCTTCTACATTCTTCGATTAAAAAACTTCTTCCATTAAAAAACTCGAGAACACAAAATTTTTCTAGCTTCATTCCACTTCTTTTCAGTTCTCTCCTTAAAAAGACTCAGAAACACAACGTTAATCTTAAAATACATAAGACACCCTACACCAAATATCAAATACTGATGATGATTTTCACTTAGAACACCTTCATACATCATGATCTAGACACCTACGTTATGATCATCTTCCTCATCAATTCCTTGTAACAATCTCATTGTTTTTTAACCTGATCCATTTTCTACTTGTTACCTAGCGTGATACAACCCTTTTTTATAAGCTTAAACAAAGTTCTATGCTTAATGCTAATTGCTAATTAAGTTAATATATTTTGATCGGTTATAAATTCTTTGATCTATCTCTTTTTGTGCTTGTATAATGGCTGTTATACCAAGGATAGACCTTTGAGTATCAATGATATAATTGTCTTGTATTGATACCTATATCTATTTTTTgtatgttacataagtttaaaagAAAGGGTATCTAGTTtagttattattataaaaaattaGTAATTAATCATTTTTGTTTATTGGTGAGCAAGCTTTTAAAGAAACCTCAGTCCGGAACCACTCCATTCAATACCTGATCAAATCGGAGACCGGCTTGTGCTCTTTCACCATCGGTCTTCTCTTTAGAAACTCCATCAATTTCATATTCCAACCCAACTCATGTTTGGGTCGGTCCAGTTCTATCCTTAACCCAGGcatactgtcacacccctttcaAAGGCGGAAGCACAAGGTGTGATCTGagtggttctcattgcatacgataaGTAAACATGCTAAATGATATAAAACAAACTCCATCTTGCCATTCAAAGTTTAATTATCCTAAAATACAGAATTTAGTTTAAAGTTTACATCATAGATAAAAGATAATTATTTGAAAGTTCACAACacgatttcaaaaaaaaaaatcaaggttTTGTTTCCTATATCACCATTGAAGGTGGATATAGTAAACAAATCCACAAAATATGGCAACTGAGGTTAGACACTAAACATCTTGAAAAGGAGCCCGCGAGCATTatccactaattccctgaaatacatgtaagtttaaaaatcgtcaacaaaagttggtgtgaattcatgcagattGTGTAAAATGTAACATTTGTAATTGTATAAAAGCATGGTATGTAATTGAAAAATGTAAGTTTGTAAGTTTTAATGAAATGGAATCGAGATCgctaatgtttcgcgaggacattaacatATGTGGCGGCATAGGAAGCGTCCAAACCTAGGCGATTTTTAACATCGTTTACCCTCCGACTGTTGTCGCAGCCCCCGGACCCCTgccccgggagcgggcggccgcgGGATCACGCTCAGAGAGGgcggtatcggtgtttattaatttggcagtggaatacatcagaaccgtagttaggaaatatttttatcagagttaaacaccaaaccTTTATAacaataaatgggataaaacccaagtttcattcgacaatacatttgtagggataaaccctaattattgaaaacataaCTCCTTTTCTTATTTGGTAACTTTTAGAGCCACaactttaagccttcagtgctctccagctggcttctattggcttcacattaagtttgtgacaactcgtaatttgaacctactttctgtaacgctacgtgcttacgTGAGCTACTTTAATTGAATGAATGCATGTTACGTGATATGTGTGGATATTGTATGTTACGAATTATATGCTTATACGTATGTTGCTTGAACTAAACCCACACGACATGGATCAATCacacaaggccatttgggccgtaaacttTGTAATCGAGACCTTGGGGACGGCCCAAGTAGGGGTCGGCCCACCTTTCTTAAACATGTAAACACTATGGGGGGTTTTGTTCTTTCATTGTTAcaacaacacaaacacacacaaaccctaaagaactctctccctctcgttttcccttggaacccgacggcaacacaTCAACATCGAAGTTCTTAGGATCTCGGCTCACATCGCGATCTAGTTAATCACTTCACACTCTCGGTTAGTATATCACTATTGCTTGGTTCATGATTTTTAGTGTTCTCGGTTAGCATATCACACCTTCGGATGTTACATGATGATTATACTAGATGGTTATGTTCTTGTGAATAGAATTGAATATTGATCATATAACCTAATggatttgttatataacatgctCACAGATTTGTTATACACAtgactaggttgcatgctagtgtAGAATCGGCTAGTTTGATGAACCGATAGTATGATTAGTTGATGATGAATTAACTGTTCTTGATAGTGATATGATACGAATGAAAACTGTTTGAAAAGGTGTTTGATCCGATTTGTGAAACTGATAAGTTGTTAGCTGGatttacggaatgattgttgctgtgtaatcatggaaagttgttacatgCACCGTTGCGACaccgattgcgagtcggaaccacccgttgcgactcgaaaccacacatagttgcgggtctagttacgactcgagaccccaCACTGGTACACACAGagcacaactcgaaaccgtggttgcgagttcggttgcgactcgtaaccagaccatgacaaaccgaaaccactgttgcgactcgtaatctctgttgcgactcggaacccttcgttgcgactcgagatcgctggttgcgactcgagacctttctttgttgcgactcgagaccatataaccGTACATGCTGTTGTTGGGCCTGCACAATACGAGCCCAACAGATTGGGCTGAACACCTGGACACTGTCTGTTTACGTGATGCCTGTTTACGTGATTGTATATGCTGATACCTATACGTGGAATGTGATGTCGAATACTTGTACAacttgtatacgaatctgactagcataataactttggtaggacggggttgatcactttgtaacttaattgaactgtgtgaatcataccaagcaatcccaggtgagttcattgcattttctcaagcatgcgtcccggtggtttgggacaactagtaaacatttggatgggaaacattgggtaaacaacttaatcggttttggtcattgcctggagggcaatgggggtaattagttgatagcgctattaggtactaattatctgggttttcactatggttgtttagaggcacactcctcggttacgtaagggcggttcccctagggtaactaaccgaacaacatagtgggttgcttagaggcacactcctcggttacgtaagggcgtagtccctagggtaatctaacttgagcaacatcgtaacatatcttcgaatcgtattaacatatatctggtaacacaacgcgtaataacaccttgaactcaccagcgtagtctgacacacttgttgcatgcttgtagg
This is a stretch of genomic DNA from Helianthus annuus cultivar XRQ/B chromosome 16, HanXRQr2.0-SUNRISE, whole genome shotgun sequence. It encodes these proteins:
- the LOC110919257 gene encoding uncharacterized protein LOC110919257 — its product is MVEEIPLFFPPDSSDSSDSSISFFFQKPIDEAELEDTCTSSKKCYIRRDREVGHETLMADYFVDDPKYNEDIFRHKFRMSKRLFLKIVSDVEANNLWFEEGLDGRIKKSFTPLQKVTSGIKQLATGNTPDEDDEYLHMAEKTSRECRIFLPNGMFNLRSRVLA